Within the Pseudomonas mendocina genome, the region GTCATACAGGAGCCCTTTCGCTAACATGGCCCGGCGTGATCGCATGCCGGGCCTGCTACTGACGATTACTCGGCAGCGCCTTCGCCGGCAGCTTCTTCACGAACGCGCGGCAGGTGGATGCTGGCTACCGGCAGGTCGCTGCCGTGGGCCAGAGCAACCAGCTCAACGCCTTTCGGCAGCTTGATGTCGGACAGGTGAACGGTCTGGTCAACAGCGACCTTGGCCATGTCGACTTCGATGAATTCCGGCAGGTCTTTCGGCAGGCAGGAAACTTCGACTTCGTTCAGGGCGTGCAGGACTTCGCCGCCGCCTTGCTTGACGCCAACGGAGCTGGCTTCGTTGATGAAGTGCAGCGGTACGTGGGCGGTCAGTTTCTGGCCGGCAACGACGCGTTGGAAGTCAGCGTGCAGAACGAAGCCTTTGGCCGGGTGGCGCTGCAGGGCTTTGATCAGTACGTTTTCTTTGGTGCCGGCAACGTCCAGGCTCAGGACGTGGCTGAAGGCAGCTTCGTTTTCCAGCAGCTTGGCCAGGTCTTTGGCCAGCAGGCTGATGGATTGCGGGGCTTTGTCGCCACCGTAGATTACGGCAGGCACCATGGACACGTTACGACGCAGGCGGCGGCTCGCACCTTTCCCCAGGTCGGAACGCACTTCGGCATTCAGGGCAAATTCAACAGTCATTTCACTTCTCCAAAATAGCCAAACCGCCTTGTGGCTTGCGACCAGCCTCGGGCGGTAGGGCAAAAAGCCCCGCACGTGGCGGGGCAGTGTGATCGGGCCAGTTCCGCTTAGCGGAACATGGCGCTGATCGATTCTTCGTTGCTGATGCGGCGGACCGCTTCGGCGACGACCGGGGCAATGTCGAGCTGGCGAATGCGCGCGCAGGACTGTGCCGCAGCGGACAGCGGGATGGTGTTGGTCACCACCAGCTCGTCCAGGACGGAATTTTCGATGTTCTCGATGGCGCGGCCTGACAGCACCGGGTGGGTGCAGTAGGCATAGACCTTGGCGGCACCGCGCTCTTTCAGCGCTTTGGCGGCGTGGCACAGGGTGCCGGCGGTGTCGACCATGTCGTCGACCAGAATGCAGGTACGGCCTTCTACGTCACCGATGATGTGCATCACTTCCGACTGGTTGGCCTTCTCGCGACGCTTGTCGATGATCGCCAGGTCGACGCCCAGGCTCTTGGCCACGGCGCGGGCACGAACGACGCCGCCGATATCGGGGGAGACGATCATCAGGTTGTCGAAGCGCTGGTCTTCGATGTCGTCGACCAGAACCGGGGAGCCGTAGATGTTGTCCACCGGAATGTCGAAGAAGCCCTGGATCTGGTCAGCGTGCAGGTCGACGGTCAACACGCGGTCGATACCGACCACGGTGAGCATGTCGGCAACCACTTTGGCGCTGATCGCCACGCGAGCGGAGCGCGGACGGCGATCCTGGCGGGCGTAACCGAAGTAGGGGATGACCGCTGTGATGCGGGTGGCCGAGGAACGGCGGAAGGCATCAGCCATCACTACCAGTTCCATCAGGTTGTCGTTGGTGGGTGCACAGGTCGGCTGAATCAGGAAAACGTCCTTACCGCGGACATTTTCGTTGATTTCGATCATGACTTCGCCGTCGGAGAATTTACCGACCGAAGCATCGCCGAGGGGGATGTGCAGCTGACGAACGATCCGTCGCGCCAGATCGGGGTTTGCGTTCCCCGTGAAGACCATCATCTTGGACACGCGCAGTACCTGCCGGCTGAGGGTATACCTGGATGGGTATGGAAAATGGCAGGGGCGGCTGGATTCGAACCAACGCATGCCAGGATCAAAACCTGGTGCCTTACCGCTTGGCGACGCCCCTATATTCTGTGTCGAACGCTGCATGACTCGGTTTGCGATGCCTCCCGAGGGAGGTTATGGCAGGGGCGGCTGGATTCGAACCAACGCATGCCAGGATCAAAACCTGGTGCCTTACCGCTTGGCGACGCCCCTGTATCGTATAACCGAATGCTGAGCATTCACTTCTTGGCCAATGCTTGGAGCTTGCGGTGCAGCATCGAAATGTTGCGACCTTGAGCGACAAAGCTCGGCAGAGTGCCTGGAAGTTGGCGGGCGACTTTATCAGCATCGTCCCGATTTGGGAAGCTCCCAAATACGCAAGCTCCAGTGCCGGTCAATCTAGCTGAAACAAATTTGTTCAACAAGATCAAAGCGTTACGAACTTCAGGGTAACGCTTCTCTACAACCGGCTGGCAGTCGTTACGACCACCCCCCGCAAGAAGGCTGCGAACTTTAATGGGCGGCGTATCCCGTGTCAACTCGGGCGAGCCGAAAACTTCTGCTGTGCTTACAAAGACTTGCGGCGTGGCGACGAGGAACCAGGGTTCCTCCAGTTCGACCGGTGTCAGGCGCTCGCCAACTCCCTCGGCGAAGGCCGCGCGGCCGCGCACGAATACCGGCACGTCGGCGCCCAGGGCCAGGCCCAGTTCGGCCAGGCGATCTTCGCCCAATTGGGTGTGCCACAGGTGGTCGAGGCCAACCAGGGTAGTGGCGGCATCCGAGCTGCCGCCGCCGATACCGCCGCCCATGGGCAGGCGTTTGTCCAGCCAGATATCGGCACCCAGCACGGAGCCTGAAGCTTCCTGCAAACGCCTGGCGGCGCGCACGATCAGGTTGCTGTCATGCTGCACGCCTTCGATGGGCGTGTGCAGGTGAATTTCGCCATCCTGACGGATGCTGAAGCCGAGCTCGTCGCCGTGGTCGAGGAATTGGAACAGGGTCTGCAGCTCGTGATAGCCATCGGCGCGGCGGCCGAGGATATGCAGCATCAGGTTGAGCTTGGCTGGGGCGGGCAGGATCAGTTCGGCGTGGGTGGGGATGGCGGTGTTGGTCATGGGGTGCGCTGACAGAGTCGTGTTAGGGGCTTGTCTCCCCTCTCCCGCTTGCGGGAGAGGGGCGGGGGAGAGGGGCGGCAAATCACCCTCTCCCCGGCCCTCTCCCATAAATGGGAGAGGGAGTGGTCCGCGGAAGTAGTTGGCTGCGTGGCCTATCAACCGGCTGCGTGTTATGGGAGGCGCTGGACAAGTCGTCGCGGCTAAAGCCTCTCCCACGTATGTACCGCTGGCTTACTGGCCGAGCTGTCGCGGCTGCCAGTCCTTGATCACCAAGGTCACTTCCAGATCCTGCCCGTAGAGCT harbors:
- the ispE gene encoding 4-(cytidine 5'-diphospho)-2-C-methyl-D-erythritol kinase, with the translated sequence MTNTAIPTHAELILPAPAKLNLMLHILGRRADGYHELQTLFQFLDHGDELGFSIRQDGEIHLHTPIEGVQHDSNLIVRAARRLQEASGSVLGADIWLDKRLPMGGGIGGGSSDAATTLVGLDHLWHTQLGEDRLAELGLALGADVPVFVRGRAAFAEGVGERLTPVELEEPWFLVATPQVFVSTAEVFGSPELTRDTPPIKVRSLLAGGGRNDCQPVVEKRYPEVRNALILLNKFVSARLTGTGACVFGSFPNRDDADKVARQLPGTLPSFVAQGRNISMLHRKLQALAKK
- a CDS encoding 50S ribosomal protein L25/general stress protein Ctc, yielding MTVEFALNAEVRSDLGKGASRRLRRNVSMVPAVIYGGDKAPQSISLLAKDLAKLLENEAAFSHVLSLDVAGTKENVLIKALQRHPAKGFVLHADFQRVVAGQKLTAHVPLHFINEASSVGVKQGGGEVLHALNEVEVSCLPKDLPEFIEVDMAKVAVDQTVHLSDIKLPKGVELVALAHGSDLPVASIHLPRVREEAAGEGAAE
- a CDS encoding ribose-phosphate pyrophosphokinase, with the translated sequence MSKMMVFTGNANPDLARRIVRQLHIPLGDASVGKFSDGEVMIEINENVRGKDVFLIQPTCAPTNDNLMELVVMADAFRRSSATRITAVIPYFGYARQDRRPRSARVAISAKVVADMLTVVGIDRVLTVDLHADQIQGFFDIPVDNIYGSPVLVDDIEDQRFDNLMIVSPDIGGVVRARAVAKSLGVDLAIIDKRREKANQSEVMHIIGDVEGRTCILVDDMVDTAGTLCHAAKALKERGAAKVYAYCTHPVLSGRAIENIENSVLDELVVTNTIPLSAAAQSCARIRQLDIAPVVAEAVRRISNEESISAMFR